Proteins encoded by one window of Streptococcus sanguinis:
- a CDS encoding peptide chain release factor 3 — translation MTLQEEIKKRRTFAIISHPDAGKTTITEQLLYFGGEIREAGTVKGKKTGNFAKSDWMDIEKQRGISVTSSVMQFDYDGKRVNILDTPGHEDFSEDTYRTLMAVDAAVMVIDSAKGIEAQTKKLFEVVKHRGIPVFTFMNKLDRDGREPLDLLEELEEILGIASYPMNWPIGVGKSFEGLYDLYNERLELYKGEERFATLAEGDQLFTSNPFYEQVKEDIELLSEAGNEFSEEAILEGKLTPVFFGSALTNFGVQTFLETFLKFAPEPHGHKKTDGEVVEPLSPDFSGFVFKIQANMDPRHRDRIAFVRIVSGEFERGMSVNLPRTGKSAKLSNVTQFMAESRENVTNAVAGDIIGVYDTGTYQVGDTLTVGKNKFEFEPLPTFTPEIFMKVSAKNVMKQKSFHKGIEQLVQEGAIQLYTNYQTGEYMLGAVGQLQFEVFKHRMENEYNAEVVMNPMGKKTVRWISPDDLDERMSSSRNILAKDRFDQPVFLFENDFALRWFADKYPDVKLEEKM, via the coding sequence ATGACTTTACAAGAAGAAATTAAGAAACGCCGGACTTTTGCCATTATCTCCCACCCGGACGCGGGGAAGACGACCATCACGGAGCAGTTGCTCTACTTCGGAGGCGAGATTCGTGAAGCTGGAACGGTCAAGGGGAAAAAGACGGGTAATTTTGCCAAGTCTGACTGGATGGATATTGAGAAGCAGCGGGGGATTTCAGTGACTTCCTCTGTCATGCAGTTTGACTACGATGGCAAGCGGGTCAATATCCTGGATACACCGGGGCACGAGGACTTTTCAGAAGATACTTATCGGACCTTGATGGCAGTGGATGCTGCGGTCATGGTTATTGACTCGGCCAAGGGTATTGAGGCTCAGACCAAGAAATTGTTTGAGGTTGTCAAGCATCGTGGTATTCCAGTCTTCACTTTTATGAACAAGCTGGATCGTGACGGTCGCGAGCCTTTGGACTTGTTGGAAGAATTGGAAGAGATTTTGGGTATTGCCAGCTATCCGATGAATTGGCCAATTGGCGTGGGGAAGAGCTTTGAGGGTCTTTATGATCTCTACAATGAGCGGCTGGAGCTTTATAAGGGTGAGGAGCGCTTTGCAACTCTGGCAGAAGGCGATCAACTGTTTACTTCTAACCCTTTCTATGAGCAAGTTAAGGAAGACATTGAGCTCTTGAGCGAAGCTGGGAATGAATTCTCAGAAGAAGCGATTTTGGAGGGCAAACTGACACCTGTTTTCTTTGGCTCAGCTCTGACCAACTTTGGCGTCCAGACTTTCCTGGAAACCTTCCTTAAGTTTGCTCCGGAACCGCATGGCCACAAGAAGACAGATGGCGAGGTAGTCGAGCCGCTCAGTCCAGACTTTTCAGGTTTTGTCTTTAAAATTCAGGCCAATATGGACCCGCGCCACCGTGACCGTATCGCCTTTGTCCGTATCGTTTCTGGAGAGTTTGAGCGCGGTATGAGTGTCAATCTGCCACGTACTGGCAAGTCCGCCAAACTGTCCAATGTTACCCAGTTTATGGCTGAGAGTCGTGAGAATGTGACCAATGCCGTAGCCGGTGATATTATCGGGGTTTATGATACGGGGACTTATCAGGTTGGTGATACCTTGACTGTAGGCAAGAATAAGTTTGAATTTGAACCTCTGCCAACCTTTACTCCTGAAATCTTTATGAAGGTTTCAGCCAAGAATGTCATGAAGCAAAAATCCTTCCATAAGGGGATTGAACAGCTGGTGCAAGAGGGAGCCATCCAGCTTTATACCAACTACCAGACAGGCGAGTACATGCTGGGTGCTGTCGGTCAGCTCCAGTTTGAGGTCTTCAAGCACCGTATGGAAAATGAATACAACGCTGAAGTGGTCATGAATCCTATGGGCAAAAAGACTGTCCGTTGGATTTCGCCAGATGACTTAGACGAGCGTATGTCTTCTAGCCGTAACATCCTAGCTAAAGACCGCTTTGATCAGCCTGTCTTCCTCTTTGAAAATGACTTCGCCCTGCGCTGGTTTGCGGACAAGTATCCGGATGTTAAGTTGGAAGAGAAGATGTAA